The window GGTTATGAGGAATCGGCCAGTATCGCCAAGGAAGCATTGAAGACCGGTAAATCGGTACACCAGATCGTGGTGCAGGAAAGGAAACTGATCACGCAGGACAAATGGGATGAGATCTATTCCATAGAGAACCTGATCAACCCCAAATTCATCAATCAGTAAAACCCTAAAACCAGGACAATATGAAAAAGATAGTTGTATTCATTCTAGCAGTTTGTTCGGTGCTCATAACCAGCGCGCAAACCAAACCGAAGATCATTATCCTTGCGACAGGTGGAACCATTGCCGGTACAGGTGCTGCGGCTGACCGTGCCGGTTATACTGCAGGAAAACTGAATGTAGATGACCTGCTTAGTTCTATTCCGGCTGCAAAAAAGATCGCTGACATTTCCGGGGAGCAGATCGCTTCGGTAGGCAGCCAGGACATGTCCATCGAGATCTGGAAGAAACTGGCCGTGCGCATTAATGATATTTTCAAGAACAAGGAAGCTGATGCCGTGGTGATCACCCATGGAACGGATACCCAGGAAGAGACTGCCTATTTCCTTGACCTGACGATCAATTATCCCAATCCTGTGGTGTTGACCGGATCTATGCGTCCTGCAACGGCCATCAGTGCCGACGGCCCGAAGAACCTTTATGATGCCATTACCGTGGCGGCTAACCCTAAGAGTGCTGGCAGGGGAGTGCTGGTATCCTTCAATGAAGGGATCTTTGATTCCCGTGATGTTACCAAGATCAGCACGACAAAAGTG is drawn from Flavihumibacter rivuli and contains these coding sequences:
- a CDS encoding type II asparaginase, whose translation is MKKIVVFILAVCSVLITSAQTKPKIIILATGGTIAGTGAAADRAGYTAGKLNVDDLLSSIPAAKKIADISGEQIASVGSQDMSIEIWKKLAVRINDIFKNKEADAVVITHGTDTQEETAYFLDLTINYPNPVVLTGSMRPATAISADGPKNLYDAITVAANPKSAGRGVLVSFNEGIFDSRDVTKISTTKVNAFASPNTGPIGQVYDGKVEYYSVSLREVSPASPVKIDNNTKLPRVEIVYMYADAPADYIDYLVSKKVDGIVIAGVGNGNFNKAFMDAVKRAVAAGVVVCRSTRCPSGRVVLEDEINDKELGTIVSDDLNPQKARVLLMLALSKTRKQKELQDIFFKF